A stretch of DNA from Pseudorca crassidens isolate mPseCra1 chromosome X, mPseCra1.hap1, whole genome shotgun sequence:
GCTTTAGCTTTGCATCAGTATGAAATGAGCAATTATGACAGGGCTTTGAGTGTGAGGAGAGCTGACCAAATGCCTGCTGGGTGGAGAGCAGAACATAGGGTAGAggtgccagatttagcaaataaaaatagagagcacaatgaggtggatagacctagagtctgtcatacagagtgaagtaagtcaaaaagagaaagacaaataccgtatgctaacacatatatatggaatttaaggggaaaaaatgtcatgaagaacctaggggtaagacaggaataaagacacagacctactagagaacggacttgaggatatggggaggggggagggggagctgtgacaaagcgagagagaggcatggacatatatacactaccaaacgtaaggtagatagctagtgggaagcagctgcatagcacagggagatcagctcggtgctttgtgaccgcctggtggggtgggatagggagggtgggagggagggagacgcaagagggaagagatgggaacatatgtatatgtataactgattcacttcgttataaagcagaaactaacacaccattgtaaagcaattataccccaataaagatgtttaaaaaataaataataaaaatttaaaatgtcattggaattttgaaaaaaaaaaaaaagagagagagcacatagggcttccctggtggcgcagtgattgagagtccccctgccgatgcaggggacacgggttcgtgccccggtctgggaggatcccacatgccgcggagcggctgggcccgtgagccatggccgctgagcctgcgcgtccggagcctgtgctccgcaacgggacaggccacaacagtgagaggcccgcacaccgcaaaaaaaacaaaaacaaaaaatagagagcacccagttaaatttgaatatcAGATCAACAATAAATCATTTCATAGTGTAAGTATAGCCCGTGTAATATTTGGGATAAACTTATGCTAAAAACGTGATTATTGATCTgacattcaaatttaactgggcttTCTGCATTTGACCAGGCAGCACTACCACAAAGGCAGGTGGATGCAGGGACTCTGCAGACattcagggagagggaaggggccagGGTGGCTGCAGGGGACGTGAGGAGGGGCCCCAGAAAAGACAAGGGTGCCCCTTTTCGTGTACTTTTCTGGGGAACAGCTCTGGGAAGGCGAACTAATCAGTCTTCCAAGCGTTGGCCGAGGGCTCTTCGGAAAAGGCTTCAGCGCCGTGGGCTCCCTGCTAGCccagcctccctctgcctccgcggggcgggcgggcggctGGGAAGCGGCAGCCAGCGGAGCAAAAGGACCGGCGCGGTAATCCCGCCCTCCGCGCCCGGAGGGGTGGAGCCTGAGCGAGGAATCCGCGAGCAGTCCTCTCTCCCCGGATGACGAGCAGCAGGATAACATGGAGTCGGGCAAGATGGCGCCTCCCAAGAACGCTCCGAGAGATGCCTTGGTGAGTGCGAAGGATGCGAGGCGGGGTGCGAAGCTGGGCGCGACCGCAGCCGGGGACCTGAGAGGCGGGCCTGGGGGGAGGGCCTGATGATGGGCTCGCGGGTCGACTTCAGCCATGCCAGGGCCGCCAGGAGCTGGAGATTCGAGTGCCCTGGACCCCAGGGCTCTCTCCCGCCACCCCGGCGGCCCAGCCGGAGGGAGGCTGGCGGCCCACCGGATGCGCAGGCCGGCCTCCCGACTTTGTCTCCTGGGCCTCGGGCCCCGGGCCGCCTAGTCGTCCCGCCCCGTCTGCGAATCCTGGCTCGCGCCTCCAGTGTTCTGATGCAAAGCTACCCCAGTCGCCACATCTGAAAATGACAACCAGCTGTAACCACCCCTACCTCGACTGGGAAAGCCAACCCgggcctttttcttctctttgcccccgcccccacccccacccccgccaaaaaaaaaagttttcagcaAAGAGATCAAGACGAGATTTGGTGTGAACCTGACACTCGcttgggaggaaaaggaaaagtacaaGTTTGGAACCCAGAGAAGGGGGAACCTTGTATCATAAATATAATTACTACCTTCGGTCCAGTCTTGATTTCTATACCTAGATTATGCATCTGGCGTTTTTATTTGAATCCACAGGTGATGGCACAGATCCTGAAGGATATGGGAATTACGGAGTACGAACCAAGGGTTATAAATCAAATGTTGGAATTTGCTTTCCGTAAGTTAACAAAACACCAAAATCGCCTaacttgtgaattttaaaaatcgtTCATTGTAAGAACATTTTCAACCAAAATACTTTAACAGTTAATGTCATAACATGTCATTATACACTTGTCCAAACCCACAAAATGTAGAgttccaagagtgaaccataatatAAACTACGGACTATCGGGGATTATGATGGGTCCGTGTAGGACTATCAATTGTAACAAACGCACCACTTTGCAGGGAACATTGATAATAGAGGATGCTATGCATGTATGGCGTCAGGGAgtatataggaaatctctgtatattcccctcaattttgctgtgaacctaaaactactctacagaaataaagtcttaaaaatatgtgaagaaaaaaaagagttaatgttATAGAATTCAGAAAGCAGTAAAAAGGAGCTCAGGCTAGGGAACAGTATATTGTGATATCTGTTTCAAATTGATCATATAGATAGGACAATTAGATATTAGAACCAAAATTCATAAACTTTCTGGAAATTagtgaaactttttaaaaactggccataaatattaatctattttcatatgttttaaataatgttttgttCTTAAAGGATATGTGACTTCAATTCTGGATGATGCAAAAATTTATTCAAGCCATGCTAAGAAACCTAATGTTGATGCAGATGATGTGAGACTGGCAATCCAGTGTCGGGCTGACCAGTCTTTTACCTCTCCTCCCCCGAGAGATGTGagcaaaattttatttgaagttcattttacttataatttttaattgtagttctaataaggattttttttttttagtttttactggATATTGCAAGGCAGAAAAATCAAACCCCTTTACCACTGATTAAGCCATATGCAGGACCCAGACTGCCACCTGACAGATACTGCTTAACAGCTCCAAACTATAGGCTAAAGTCCTTAATTAAAAAGGTAAGAATTTTTAGTCATCTTAGCTTTTAAAAAGGGTAAGATGTGTTAGGGGTAAATAGTGCAGTAAATTAAAGGCTAAGATAATTtactaggattttttaaaatttagttccttGAAAATACTATGTCTGCAATTAGCTACTAtgttaaaatatagaatatatgaTCCAAGATTTTTAGGGCTAAAAGGAACTTTATTGTTCATCTAACTCATCAGGGAAGTGAGCCCGAACTCATCTATGAAGTTAGTAGCAAAGTTAAGACTGATTCCCAGGTCTCATAACTCCCAATCTTTACACTATACCATAACAGAGTAAATGATATACCATCAGGCATTGGACTTGCTTTCTGAAATATGACCTAAGGCTCTCCCACCACTGAGAAAGTTCTCCCTACATTGGCCTACCTCTGTACCTCTGAAATTCCACTATAAAGAAGTTTCTTACTGGGTTAAGATATTGACTAGTTAAGATTAAAAAATCATAAGGAAGTTAGCTGTTATCCCCAAATAACACTCTACCTCAAACTTTAAAACtatatagaattatatattttatatatatattcttatccatgtttatatagatatgtattgtttgtattatatgtgtgtgtatatatatagatatttgtGAAAACCCTAGTTTAAATGTTGCATTAGAACACTGAACAGAAACAGGACATTCTTGCCATCAATTATCTATTAATAATTCATATCAGCAATCCTAATTTCATTTCCTGCTAAGTTTAGGTGTCAAGTGTGAACAACGTTAAaactaatttgttttttaaatccccTAGGGACCTAACCAAGGAAGACTAGTTCCACGGTTAAGTGTTGGTGCTGTTAGTAGCAGACCTACCACTCCTACTATAGGTAAGTGCGAGAGGGAAATGGCTTTTCTGGCTGGTAAAGAAGTGCCTCAGCACTTGATTTTGAACTGTAATCCAAGTAAAAAGGTGAGTCAGAAATTCCGATATGTGTTGCCATTAATACATTTACTCGTCCTCTAGTAAAGctataaacatattttatcatttcaaaatgaGAAAGCGACAAGGAATATCTGATCCCAAATGAGTATAGAATTGGGCATTACCCAACATTGTTGCTGGTATTAACTATGGTaacaaaaacagaagtttaaGCAGTGTGCTTTCTGGGTTTTATACAAATAAAGTTGCCAAACTCACTCACAGCAGTAGCCTACTTATtatcagaaattaaatttctGAGTAAATTGGCAAGAGATGCAATCAAAAGAAGTAAGTTTAAAGTATACAAAAAGCTTAAGActcaaagaaaatcatttttaatataacCTTTTCAAAAGTAGTACTGATTATCCTGTATTGGTCAGTGAGCACCTCTTCAGACTGTTTCCTGTGTCCTTTGTGACAGGTCTCCATCATTCTTTGACCATTTCTTGCTTCCTGGCACAAGATGTTCCAAGCTCATCTTATATTTTCCTtaccccagtcctagaatcagccatttctctaaagAGCCCTGGTTCCTCTTAGTGGAGAATGGCATTTAGAAACCATAATGTCATTGTTGCTTAGATATTAAGGAACACATGAATAATGGATTtagatttcctgatttttttgtcCTACGTTCCTGCTGTATTTTTTCATAGTCAAagtcttttcagaaaaaaaatccccttctCTTTGACCAGTATTGATTTCTTAGCTCTTATAACTTGAGTACTATAGATGTCATATAGCTCTAGTGTAAGCAGCATTTGATTTTTGAGATGTGTAGACAACCTCTTCATATTTTCAGGGTGTGAATTCACATTTCAGCATTCTAAAACCAGACTGGTATAGTATTAATTGTACACGTCTAATTATATGCATGTGACCTGTGTAGACAGGAGTTTGCATATATAATTTGTGTAACTTTTTGATCATATACTGTTTATCTGTGGGTTCATATCTCTTAAGTGAAtaccaactttttaaaaactctaggCTGTACTAATCAGTTACATGTGTTGGCAAGTTAACCAATTTTAGTTATCAGTTGTGATTTTTATTCCTAGTTAGACATTTATTGTACATGTTTTAGAGATTTTTAAGTCTAGAGTGAGGGAGATGCTAAAAACTACTATTAAAGATGcaagttttaaactttaaaaaaaatttaaatgagttTCATAAAGCATAAGACCTAAGCATATACTCTGTTCAATTTTAAAACCTAAACTCCATACTTAGATAAATGTTAACAATTTCCTTATGATAATGGACAAGAAAACATCCACCTACTGTGAATTTTcttgacaaaataaaatacttatattGCTTCATTAAGCTTCACCAAATTCTTTGGACCACTCCTTAATACATGGAAAACTTACCTAAAGATGGAGATATGTTAGGCTTCTGTTAGATGCATGTTGATTTAGCTTCATGGGCATAGTAGACACCTCCTAATTCCCAGCAAGTGACAGAGATTAAAAGTGCCACATAAGGTAATTAATAGAAAACTTGGGTCTTTAATGCTGTTTATTTAAATGTTCAACTTCATGACTTCATGTAGCTAAAATTCAGTGCCAGATGCTATGTGAAGAGTTTTACATGGattattttaattctcacaagaatCGTATGAAACaggtattgttatccccatttgatagatgagaaaagcacaaaaagattaaataacttgcccaaggtcactcagctagtagGTGATAAAGCCTGGATTCAAACTCAAGCAGATCTTTCATTAATTCCCTGTGCTTTGAAGGTAGTTTCTGGTAAGCTAAAGGAGAGCAGGAATTGAACCTGTATAATAAGTCACCTAACTAACATGGTCTGTTAATTACAACTACAGCAACCCCACAAACAGTGTCTGTCCCAAATAAAGTTGCACCTCCAGTGTCAGTGACAAGCCAAAGATTTACGGTGCAGATTCCACCTTCTCAGTCCACACCTGTCAAACCAGGTAACACGATGGGCAGGGCATGGGGGATTGAAAgtggttcttttaaaatatttttctgaattttaaaatttgtgaatgaTTCGTGATAACAGAACAGTTTGTATTCCTATAGCAataattaaattgttttaatatCGTAACAGGAAGGCGGCCGTAATGCTGCAAATCTGGGTTCTTCAGAGAGGGTCTATAAACACACTAAAATTGtttgaaattttacatatatgtaacattttggggggaagggagagatttCAACATGATCATCAAGAGTCTCAAAGAACCCTATGAACTAAAATAAGTTATGGTCTACAAATCTCAGGCAAAATCACTTAGGGTTAAAGCTCAAGAAAATAATACAACTTAGTATATATCCAATGAAAACTGTACTTTTATTCACTTCACGGAAGTATATGTAGAAAGTTAGAATAATATAAGTAGAATTCTGTTATAACGTAGTTTATTCATGAATATGTTTAGATTTCACATCTTCTGAAACCTAACCGTACACCATAATATTGGTCTGTAAGGAAGCATGATTCCTGACCTTGAACACGTGCCGTTAGTATGTTCCATGATGAATCCAGTGCACTGCTTCCCATGACTGAGAACTAattgaaattttaagtaaattaaaaacagggcttccctgctggcgcagtggttgagagtccgcctgccgatgcaggggacacaggttcgtgccccggtctgggaagatccgtgccgcggagcagctaggcccgcgagccatggccactgagcctgcg
This window harbors:
- the TAF9B gene encoding transcription initiation factor TFIID subunit 9B isoform X1 — encoded protein: MESGKMAPPKNAPRDALVMAQILKDMGITEYEPRVINQMLEFAFRYVTSILDDAKIYSSHAKKPNVDADDVRLAIQCRADQSFTSPPPRDFLLDIARQKNQTPLPLIKPYAGPRLPPDRYCLTAPNYRLKSLIKKGPNQGRLVPRLSVGAVSSRPTTPTIATPQTVSVPNKVAPPVSVTSQRFTVQIPPSQSTPVKPVPATTAVQNVLLNPSMIGPKNILITTNMVSSQNTANESNPLKRKHEDDDNDTISPFPNYIHPF
- the TAF9B gene encoding transcription initiation factor TFIID subunit 9B isoform X2; translation: MESGKMAPPKNAPRDALVMAQILKDMGITEYEPRVINQMLEFAFRYVTSILDDAKIYSSHAKKPNVDADDVRLAIQCRADQSFTSPPPRDFLLDIARQKNQTPLPLIKPYAGPRLPPDRYCLTAPNYRLKSLIKKGPNQGRLVPRLSVGAVSSRPTTPTIATPQTVSVPNKVAPPVSVTSQRFTVQIPPSQSTPVKPVPATTAVQNVLLNPSMIGPKNILITTNMVSSQNTANESNPLKRKHEDDDNDTMDSKRMNKAQ
- the TAF9B gene encoding transcription initiation factor TFIID subunit 9B isoform X3 — its product is MESGKMAPPKNAPRDALVMAQILKDMGITEYEPRVINQMLEFAFRYVTSILDDAKIYSSHAKKPNVDADDVRLAIQCRADQSFTSPPPRDFLLDIARQKNQTPLPLIKPYAGPRLPPDRYCLTAPNYRLKSLIKKGPNQGRLVPRLSVGAVSSRPTTPTIATPQTVSVPNKVAPPVSVTSQRFTVQIPPSQSTPVKPVPATTAVQNVLLNPSMIGPKNILITTNMVSSQNTANESNPLKRKHEDDDNDTM
- the TAF9B gene encoding transcription initiation factor TFIID subunit 9B isoform X4 → MESGKMAPPKNAPRDALVMAQILKDMGITEYEPRVINQMLEFAFRYVTSILDDAKIYSSHAKKPNVDADDVRLAIQCRADQSFTSPPPRDFLLDIARQKNQTPLPLIKPYAGPRLPPDRYCLTAPNYRLKSLIKKGPNQGRLVPRLSVGAVSSRPTTPTIVPATTAVQNVLLNPSMIGPKNILITTNMVSSQNTANESNPLKRKHEDDDNDTISPFPNYIHPF